A genomic region of Miscanthus floridulus cultivar M001 chromosome 3, ASM1932011v1, whole genome shotgun sequence contains the following coding sequences:
- the LOC136547331 gene encoding uncharacterized protein: MSGNDDKPHAAADRIKAATLSVAKGLSRAQAERAAAAAARNVNAYGQKEEGPSRWQERKEAKRQMYLMSTEKAAKLGTVKPKGSETSSVGAYTQCQKCFQHGHWTYECKNERVYMSRPSRTQQLKNPKLKKSAPVSYQFENPDIIKEREQEQKLMKEKQKKEKAERKKGKSKRKHRSPSDSDSNSSGASVFDSDSESSVMDSEYSSGSSSSYSSSDSEDKKRQHRRKQKKRRHRRDSTSSASSESESASDSDSDDKGSRRKSKRRGGRR, from the coding sequence ATGTCTGGGAATGATGATAAGCCACATGCTGCTGCAGACAGAATAAAGGCAGCCACGTTATCCGTGGCCAAGGGATTGAGCAGGGCTCAAGCTGAACgagctgcggctgctgctgcccGCAATGTCAATGCCTACGGGCAGAAGGAAGAGGGACCTAGCCGTTGGCAGGAGAGGAAGGAAGCCAAGAGACAGATGTATCTGATGAGTACAGAGAAGGCTGCGAAGCTGGGCACTGTGAAGCCCAAAGGTTCAGAAACTTCTTCTGTTGGCGCGTATACCCAATGCCAGAAATGTTTCCAGCATGGTCACTGGACGTATGAGTGCAAAAATGAGCGGGTGTACATGTCACGGCCCTCAAGAACGCAGCAGCTTAAGAATCCCAAGCTGAAGAAAAGCGCACCAGTTTCTTATCAATTCGAGAATCCTGATATTATAAAGGAGAGGGAACAGGAGCAGAAGCTGATGAAGGAAAAGCAGAAGAAGGAGAAAGCCGAAAGGAAAAAGGGAAAGAGTAAGAGGAAGCATCGATCGCCGAGTGATTCAGATAGCAACAGTAGTGGTGCTTCGGTGTTCGACTCCGACTCTGAATCATCGGTGATGGACTCTGAATACTCTTCTGGAAGCAGTTCAAGTTATAGTTCCTCAGACTCCGAggacaagaagcggcaacacagaaggaagcagaagaagagaaggcacaGGAGGGACAGCACATCATCAGCATCTTCTGAATCTGAGTCTGCATCGGACAGTGATTCTGATGACAAGGGCAGCCGGAGGAAGAGTAAAAGAAGGGGTGGTAGGCGCTGA
- the LOC136547332 gene encoding zinc finger BED domain-containing protein RICESLEEPER 2-like produces MSAAMIEKYDKYWADIHGLMAVAVILDPRLKMTMLHACYIALFGEEAAGKYVTEAQELLTGLMKHYHVKDQESVATSSGGAPSTVSAAAVLSIFKILAANKKTTSFVRSKNELDRYLEEETLPHDENDYFDILGWWRLEGARYPTLRLIARDILAIPITTVASESAFSTSGRVLSEHRSRLTPKMLEALMCSQSWLRHNLKDEGDGRFNSFWSCLEDNEEDLKDESCITRVDSD; encoded by the exons ATGTCTGCTGCCATGATAGAAAAGTATGATAAGTATTGGGCTGACATCCATGGTCTTATGGCTGTTGCTGTTATTCTTGATCCACGTCTTAAGATGACAATGTTACATGCTTGCTATATTGCCCTTTTTGGAGAAGAGGCTGCTGGAAAATATGTTACAGAGGCCCAGGAATTGCTTACTGGTTTAATGAAACATTATCATGTGAAAGACCAAGAGTCTGTGGCTACATCCTCTGGTGGTGCCCCTTCTACAGTTAGTGCAGCTGCTGTGTTGTCCATATTTAAAATCCTTGCTGCAAATAAGAAGACTACAAGCTTTGTTAGAAGTAAGAATGAGCTTGATCGCTACTTGGAAGAGGAAACTCTTCCTCATGATGAGAATGATTATTTTGATATCCTTGGCTGGTGGAGGTTGGAGGGAGCTCGTTATCCTACTTTGAGGCTAATTGCTCGTGACATTTTGGCTATTCCAATCACCACAGTAGCTTCTGAATCGGCTTTCAGTACTAGTGGGAGGGTTTTAAGTGAGCATCGCAGTCGTCTTACTCCTAAAATGTTGGAAGCTTTGATGTGCAGCCAAAGTTGGCTTCGTCACAATCTCAAAG ATGAGGGTGATGGAAGGTTCAATAGCTTTTGGTCATGCCTtgaagacaatgaagaagatctGAAAGATGAATCTTGCATCACTAGAGTGGATTCCGACTAA
- the LOC136547334 gene encoding xylulose kinase 2-like, whose product MSGRGSLPEGSLFLGLDSSTQSLKATVLNNELTIVASEIVNFDSELPHYKTEGGVYRDPADDGHIFSPTIMWVEALELLLEKLKPKINFGKVVAVSGSGQQHGSVYWKKGSHAVLSSLDASKSLLSQLKDAFSTMNSPIWMDSSTTKQCREIENAVGGALELAKLTGSRAYERFTGPQIRKIYQTEPDVYEDTERISLVSSFMASILVGSYASIDETDGAGMNLMDINQRTWSKSVLEATAPGLEAKLGNLAPAYSAAGRIAPYFVERFQFDKNCLVIQWSGDNPNSLAGLTLNTPGDLAISLGTSDTVFGITAEAKSSLEGHVFPNPVEPDGYMVMLCYKNGSLTREDVRNRYADKSWDVFNNYLEKTPPLNGGKLGFYYKDHEILPPLPVGFHRYAVENLNDVSSDTLLEREVEEFDPPSEVRAIIEGQMLSMRGHAERFGMPNPPKRIIATGGASSNESILKSIAQIFGCSVFTVQRPDSASLGAALRAAHGWLCNAQGSFLPISCLYQGNLEKTSLGSKLAVPAGDKEEDRELLQKYTLLMRKRMEIERRLVENIGRS is encoded by the exons ATGTCGGGGCGAGGCTCTCTCCCGGAGGGCTCGCTCTTTCTTGGATTGGACAGCTCCACTCA ATCGCTGAAAGCTACGGTGCTCAACAATGAGTTAACGATTGTAGCCTCTGAAATCGTTAATTTTGACTCTGAATTGCCACACTACAAAACTGAAGGTGGGGTGTACCGAGACCCCGCAGATGATGGCCACATTTTTTCACCAACCATTATGTGGGTGGAAGCTCTGGAGCTGCTGCTTGAGAAGCTAAAACCAAAGATCAACTTCGGTAAAGTAGTGGCTGTCTCAGGGAGTGGGCAGCAACATGGCAGTGTTTATTGGAAGAAGGGCAGCCATGCTGTGTTGTCCTCCTTGGATGCTAGTAAGAGCTTGTTATCACAGCTCAAGGATGCATTTTCTACAATGAACTCACCGATATGGATGGATAGTAGCACAACCAAGCAATGCAGAGAAATAGAGAATGCAGTTGGAGGTGCACTGGAGTTAGCAAAACTGACAGGATCTCGTGCCTATGAAAGATTCACTGGCCCCCAGATAAGGAAGATCTATCAGACAGAGCCTGATGTTTATGAAGATACCGAGAGAATATCTTTGGTGAGCTCATTCATGGCATCTATCCTTGTTGGAAGCTATGCAAGTATTGATGAAACTGATGGTGCGGGGATGAACTTGATGGATATAAACCAAAGGACCTGGTCAAAGTCTGTTTTAGAG GCAACTGCTCCTGGACTTGAAGCAAAGCTTGGAAATCTAGCACCAGCGTATTCAGCTGCTGGCCGAATCGCTCCTTATTTTGTAGAAAG GTTTCAGTTTGATAAGAACTGTTTGGTCATTCAGTGGTCTGGAGACAATCCTAATAGCCTTGCAG GTTTAACTCTGAATACTCCTGGCGATCTTGCCATTAGCCTTGGTACTAGCGATACA GTATTCGGGATAACTGCAGAAGCTAAATCAAGCCTTGAAGGCCATGTTTTCCCCAACCCTGTTGAACCTGATGGTTATATGGTGATGCTATGCTACAAAAATGGCTCTTTGACCAGAGAAG ATGTGCGAAATCGGTATGCAGACAAATCATGGGATGTTTTTAACAATTATCTGGAGAAAACACCCCCTCTAAATG GTGGAAAGTTGGGATTCTACTACAAAGACCATGAAATCCTTCCACCACTTCCAG TGGGTTTCCATCGGTACGCTGTCGAAAACCTCAATGACGTCTCATCAGACACTCTGTTGGAGCGTGAAGTGGAAGAATTTGACCCACCCTCCGAG GTTCGTGCCATCATTGAGGGTCAAATGCTGTCGATGCGAGGCCATGCCGAGAGGTTTGGCATGCCGAACCCTCCCAAGCGGATCATAGCAACCGGAGGGGCATCCTCTAACGAAAGCATCCTCAAGTCAATCGCGCAGATCTTCGGCTGCTCTGTCTTCACAGTCCAGAGACCTG ATTCGGCTTCGCTGGGCGCGGCGCTGCGAGCTGCCCACGGATGGCTGTGCAACGCCCAAGGCAGCTTTCTCCCCATCTCGTGCTTGTACCAGGGCAACCTGGAGAAGACCTCCCTTGGCTCGAAGCTGGCGGTCCCAGCTGGCGACAAGGAGGAGGACCGGGAGCTCCTCCAGAAGTACACCCTCCTGATGAGGAAGAGGATGGAGATCGAGAGACGCCTGGTGGAGAATATCGGGCGATCGTAG